The sequence gagaaagggcaaaattgggtgaagagagagaaagattagatttatgagttttctgcttgacgatcggtggtgtgttgatctgcagtttaccctctctaaggtactttcctgcgatatccattttgtgagacatagaattctcttacgagaagatctatcttacacgatgaagatatgctattcttgagccaaaatCTATGATCttaatgttattctgatcctctagttattctagagaagacctattgtaaacctgttatcattattattgatagtgaaagtttgaggtagaTTACAATCTCGTAGTTCTTCCCACAttgagtttttcacgttaaaagatttggtctcactgtgtgattgatttttgctaatttgtttatgctgtgctggttgatattttcatttggatattaagttggtattttgatgatgaacctattttaatacacaaagagggaaaaaattattccgctttaacatgtttcttcccaacaatAATGTTATCTTTTCGATGTTTAAATCAATAATCTAATCAGACAGACTTAAGATCGTTTTGTGCCTTAAGACATACTCGTGAGCGCGTCTCTTTTATAGCGGAGGTTTGGAGTTGTTACATTTGTTTATTATATGATTTGTGTCATAGTGAGGGTGTGAAATTCGATCATAGTTGTCGTCGACCCGCACCGAATCGACCAAGTGGCTCCATTGTGTTGGCCACATGGGTCCACTGGTCAATTACATGGAGCTAATGTGTCCTCCATATAGAGTCGACACGTTGATACGTCGACCATGCAATTTTTACTAATAATAAGTTTCATTTGTATTCGATGGGATAATTGACTTattaatttgataattttaaatcacattcaaattatttaaatttaaattactaataataataaatttagttCTATAAACTAATTTAATTCTGGCCTTGCATTATGACTAGAACAAGATGTTGCTGAAAAAAACACAAATGCAAAGTTTGAATAATAGAAAGATGCTGGTATAGTCTTCCTCGTGCTTCCAAGTCAACGATGCATCCATTTGCATGCACGTGTTCAAAGACCAGTCCATTTATATTAATTCCACTTCGTTGAACGCCCAGCTCTTCGCCGTACCTTCGTTCCAATTACCCATGCATGGGATGGGCGGACTCTGATGATTCGGTCTGCTCTCCGTTCATCTTACTGATTCCATTGCAGAGAAAGTTCATCTATAATGGGTTGACTCGGACCGAGCCCGCACGAGTTGAACTTGTCGACTCCAGATGGATCTTCGACTTGAGCGAAAATATTATGGAAGGTGATTTGGGGATTGTTGACACCTCATCGTCATGCGGTCGATGCCTCACCATCATCTATTAATATCCAATGACCGGTGGAGTGGGGAGACTTCTAATCGGCAACAGCTgcgaaaagagaaagaaaggcagGGTAGAGCGGGACCCCAACCCCACAGCAACATCCATTAATGGAGTGGCAGCGTGTGGGAGTCCGCGTTGTGCGGCAGAGAGAAGGCCAAAGCGAAGACCCACTTAAAGCGCAGTAGGAAGCCACGTTGCTGTTGCCGCAGTCAAGAAGTGAACACAAATCGCCAGTGTTCCACGCCACGCGCATTAATCGCCCTCCTCTCCACCTAccacctctttctctctctcttcatccccttccatatatatatagagagagagagcagttgcAGAAGCAGGGACTCAGGAAGAGGAGTCTCGTACGCCATTGGGTGGAGGGATAACAATGGCTCTTAGATTGCCGGCAAACCTTCATACCAACGCCTCTCTTCCGTGCAAGAAGAGCGGCGCAAGTAGTTGCAGTAGCAGTAGCAACAGCAGGAGGAGGTTTTCCGGTACCAACCTAATTGTATGTAGCAGTAGCTTAGACAAGCAGCGGAGAAGGGTGGGGGGCGGCGCCCCCGCTGTTGCTTCTCCGCTGCAGGTCGCCGAGGAGCTCGCGGCCCGCTTCGGCCTCGAGATGGCCGTGGCCGACCTCGAGCGCATCTACCGCGAGTACAACCGTGGGGACGGCCCTCCTGCCTTCTCGGACCCTGGCTCGCCCGGCCGCCCCCTCCGCGTCGCCTACCAAGGCGTCCGCGGCTCCTACTGCCAGGAGGCTGCCGCCGCGGCCTTCAACTCCTCCACGGCGGCGGAGGACTCCGGGCGTCTttccttcctcccctgctctgacaTGGAGAACGCGTTCGCCGCGCTCGAGGACGGCTCCGCCGACCGCGCCGTCGCCCCCATGGAGAACTCCCTCGACGGACCCATCCACCGCAATCTCGACCTTCTTATCCGCCACCCCGGCGTCCGCATCGTAGGCGAACTCATCCTCCCCGTCGACCACTGCCTCCTCGCCCTACCCGGCGCCCGCCGGTCCGCCCTCAGCCGCGTCGTCAGCCACCCTCAGGCCCTCGCCCACTGCCGCGAGCGCCTCGGCTGCCTCGGCCTGGAGATCGAGGAGGCGTCCAACGCGGCCTCCGCCGCCGAGTGGGTGGCGGAGAACGGGATCCGCGACACCGCGGTTATCGGGAGCAAGATGGCCGCACGGGAGTTCGGGCTGCAGGTCCTCGAGCGCAACTTCCAGGACCAGCCGCCCGGCGCCAACGTCAACCGCTACCTTCAGCTGGCGCTGGGCAGCAGCAAGGGGAACGGGAAGAAGACGACGGTGGCCTTCTCCCTGGAGAGTGGGCCGACAGACCTCTTCCGGGCGCTGTGGGCGTTCGAGAGCCGCGGGGTGCGGGTGAGCCGGGTGGACCACCGGCCCAACCGAGCCAACCCGATCCGCGTCGTGGAGAAGGCCACGTACATGGACTACATGTTCTTCCTGGACCTGGAGGGGCCCGAGTCGGATCCCCGAGTCAAGGCCGGGATCGGACTCCTGCACGAGTTCGCCGGGTTCGTGCGCGTGCTGGGTAGCTACGACTGCACGTACCGGACGCGATAACAGGAGACTCGTAATACGAAGCCGCCAACGAGAACAAAAGCCTCTAATTGTAAATGCAATGCAAAATCAATAGAATTCTTTCGTTTTGTCAAAAACATTCCAAATGATCACAAAGAAACGGCATAGTAGAAGCATGTAGAATTGAAGACTAATGAAAGAAGAAGTAACGATGCGTACCGCAGAAAAGATGAGACATAAAGACACCACCATCAATCACCTTAAAAGATGGGAGCTCTAATTCTTGGGAATGTTCTTCCCGACGATCTTGGCAGGCGTTATTCGCAGAAGATTGCCGGGCTTTCCAGGAACAGCCCCTTTTATCATGACCACACGCAGTTCACTGTCTACTTTGACAACCCTCAGCTTTCGGATCTTAGTTTTGGTTCCTCCCATCCTTCCGGGCATCTTCTTCCCCTTGTAGACACGCCCAGGAGTGGTGCCAGCACCAATCGAACCCAAGGCTCTGTGACTCTTGGAACCGTGAGTCATCAGTCCACGACGGAAATTATGTCTTTTGATTCCACCTGCAAAGGAAAAGGAAGACTGAGACTTGATATTCCAGTGGCATATCCTTACAATCAAACAGGTAAAAATtggattatgcatgaaatatttgAGTGTGTTAACTATGAACATTAGAACATTTCATCTATATGGCTGTTTCCTGTCTACCATCCTCAATCCTCTTCCACTTGATGTGGAGCGGCATTCTTGAGGTACATTTAGGAAAGAACTTcatccaaaataatatttttcagtcATTTAaatagttcacacaagattatccAGTTTATAGATTGAAATGTGCATATACAAGTCATAATGATGAAGAACAATTAAAAGTTCATGAAGCATGATAGGACTATAGGATAAATCCATGTGCTAATTGAATCAGATAAAATCTGTTTGTCCTCCGAGTAGTAATTTATGTAAGACAGAGAAACATGTAGTACGAAAGAACATCTAAGAGTAGATGATAGAATTAGAGTACATCATTGTGTAACATCAGAGCAAATATCAACCATAGAAATATTTGGTCCACATTGTGCCAGACGACACCAATTTACTCTTTACAACCGTTCTTAATCGCACTATCCTCCATGCCGATATGATGCTAACATGGAACATTACAGCCAGCAGAGACTGCAACTCAAGTGCAAAACCAAACAATCTTAGATCACAAATGCAAGGTTCAGGTGAAATttgaagaaaactcatatgataaatgTAATGGGTCTAACTTTACATGCTTGTCCCACTTTGTAGAAGGGTTTGTAGGACAAGTCATTTATGGTCAAACCTGTGCAACACAGTATTCCAACAAAAGCTAGTGACACACCGCCAATGGTCCCATCATTTTGGTTCAGGTAAATGGTTCCAACGTCCGAAGTATATAGGCACGCAAGACCAACAGAATGAACTCTTGATTAAACTACTCCAATTCACGACAGTTCTATTCCAAAGTCTTTTGTACAACAGCCATCTAGCAGAAAGTGTTGATAGCTTCAGAAATAATGTTTAATACCCAACAGCGTATCACTTTCTAGgctttttccttctctttttcatACTTATGACCCCATCCTTTTTGGTTTATCTATAAAATCACTTACTTCTGTCATGCAACCAAAACCACCCAAAAAAGAAAGCAAAGCAGGTAATATTGATCAAGATTTTAAAAAGCTTCAGTAACCTACTAGATCAGTATGGCATTAAAATACTAAACGGCATACCATACTCTTGGATATCACTGAATTTGACACCAATTATTGGTCGGACAGACAAATATACATACTAGTCCGCTCagtatttttaattttcataacaatggcGCATTAAGTTTTTCTCATGGTGTCACTGTTGAATCCATACAACGTTGATCCTTTTTAAGAAACAATGCAGGAAGGGATTCACCATCATTCTTGTCTAAAAGAGATGGTGAGAACTCATGTAACATGGCATCTCTTAAAAGCTGAAGAGAACAACAAAACCAACAGCATAAATTGAGCACAACGAACACTTTGGCTATTATGACTTGCTAAAATATTATACTTTAACCTCCTCCCTTGACCCTTATGCTAAAGGTTCATACATTAGTTTTAAGGATCCTTCCCTAAGATTTCAGATGCTTTCTGCACTCCAAGAGTTCCACAGCAAAGAGCACACTGCAATTGTAAAATTTACGGTATTACAGTTCTCATCCCTCTACTTAATTGTACTTTGCTCCTTAGCCTTCTCAAAGGGTGCAAATGCACCCAACAATCAACCTTGAAGCTGCTCTAGTATAAGTTTATACGTTAGTTATCCGAGTTACATCAACTCACTACCCATGAGGACGCTTAGATCCTTCTAAATTTAGACATAAATAGATTGAGGTCAGTTAGTTTCAAGTCAATCCCCACTATCAAGCCAAATTCCAGCTATTTCATGAAAAAAATAGATAATTGATAATTTGAACATTTAAGGGCCTTGGTCTACCAAACTTCTCGAACCCACCTTGAACGAGCTTCCATGATCCAccactagatttcaatctaacagtTCATACGCCTATTGCCATGTATATATTCTCACCATAACGAATATGCTAATTTCTTGTACTGTGTTTAATAAATAAAGCTAAAACATGGCTATTTGTAAGGTTTATTAAATAACACAAGAGAAATAGGAAAATCTAATTTCTGCTAGGAAATATTTAAAGCATAAAAGATATAGAATCCAGGGTCAACACAGTTTAAACTCTTACAAATTAAATGTATACATTTGGATACAAGATGCCATGATATGACTATCTTAAAATTTACAGAAAAAAGGTAATCAGATAAGTTGATACTAACAAACCGCTGAAAGCAGCTTGGATCTGTAGACCATTAAACAGAAAAATACAAGTAATAAAGACCAAAGATGAGGAAATACCTTACAGCAGGTTTAGTAAATCATCTCCAAATTTAAGCATGCTAAACTACTATTGACATGGACATCCTCATTCTTCATTTTAAGAAGACGGTGTCAAGAGAAAGGTCAGTAGAATGAACATATTCCTTGATTCCGTTCTGCTGTTTAAAAGTAGCATTTAAGTTTGAACTAGGGCACTCTAAATTACATGCTGTCGCATTAAAATTAGATAAGATTTAGGTCATTACAATGACACACTACCAAGTTTGTGGCCATAACATTCATGTTGTGCATAAAAACTAATGTTTCAGTTGATGGAGCCAAAGTGAAGCATCCAGTAGAAGTCTAATATAGTCATCTTAGTGATAAACCGAACGATTGATCCAAGTAAGATTATAAATGCTCCTTGGTTGCTTCTCCACAACACCAAGAGTCCACAGCATTCATAGTGCGCACAATTGTTAACCTACACCAATCAACCGCCGTGTCTAGCAAATCACGATGCAGATGTCAAATGTCACCTTGTTTAGGCTGGTAGTTCGTGAGATTTACCTTCAAAACGATCTCCAAATGTTGATTTGTTGGTGTTCATCGGTGAATTGGGAAAGGCAGATTATGCATTCTTGATTAGTTGCTTATAATTTTGGGGTCCGATTTCCTAACCCTTAACCAACAGGGTTTCGAGAAAGGAGCAGAAGGATACCTTGGAATCCCTTGCCGATAGAGTTGCCGGAGACGTCGACGAGGTCGCCCTCCTTGAAGATATCCTCGACGATGAGCCTCTGCCCAGGCTCGAAGCCGTCGACGGACTGGAGGCGGAACTCCTGGAGGTGGCGCATGGGGATGGCGCCGGCCTTCTCCAGGTGGCCGAGCTCGGGTTTGGTGAGCTTGCGGTCGCGGACGCGGCGGTAACCG comes from Musa acuminata AAA Group cultivar baxijiao chromosome BXJ3-3, Cavendish_Baxijiao_AAA, whole genome shotgun sequence and encodes:
- the LOC135634002 gene encoding large ribosomal subunit protein uL3c-like, coding for MEVSLMSSARFSTFSPAPTRRPTASLLTRPTFLSLRSSSLCPLTSSVDVLPQRRGRRVTVMSMEAGIGVMGTKLGMMTYFEPDGTVVPVTVVGFREGNIVSQVKTAATDGYDAVQVGYRRVRDRKLTKPELGHLEKAGAIPMRHLQEFRLQSVDGFEPGQRLIVEDIFKEGDLVDVSGNSIGKGFQGGIKRHNFRRGLMTHGSKSHRALGSIGAGTTPGRVYKGKKMPGRMGGTKTKIRKLRVVKVDSELRVVMIKGAVPGKPGNLLRITPAKIVGKNIPKN
- the LOC135632556 gene encoding arogenate dehydratase/prephenate dehydratase 6, chloroplastic-like, whose product is MALRLPANLHTNASLPCKKSGASSCSSSSNSRRRFSGTNLIVCSSSLDKQRRRVGGGAPAVASPLQVAEELAARFGLEMAVADLERIYREYNRGDGPPAFSDPGSPGRPLRVAYQGVRGSYCQEAAAAAFNSSTAAEDSGRLSFLPCSDMENAFAALEDGSADRAVAPMENSLDGPIHRNLDLLIRHPGVRIVGELILPVDHCLLALPGARRSALSRVVSHPQALAHCRERLGCLGLEIEEASNAASAAEWVAENGIRDTAVIGSKMAAREFGLQVLERNFQDQPPGANVNRYLQLALGSSKGNGKKTTVAFSLESGPTDLFRALWAFESRGVRVSRVDHRPNRANPIRVVEKATYMDYMFFLDLEGPESDPRVKAGIGLLHEFAGFVRVLGSYDCTYRTR